In the Sinomonas cyclohexanicum genome, GGGCGACGTTGCCGTTGCCGATGACCGCGACCTCGCGGGCCTCGAGCGGCCACTCGCGGGACACGTCCGGGTGGCCGTCGTACCAGGAGACGAAGTCCGCACCGCCGAACGAGCCGTCCAGGTCCACGCCGGGGATGTCCAGCGGGGCGTCCTTGAGGGCGCCCGTGGCGAAGATCACGGCGTCGTAGAAGCCGCGGATGTCGGCGAGCGTGAGGTCCCGTCCGTACGTGACGTTGCCGATGAACCGGATGTCGCCGCGGTCCAGCACCTTGTGGAGTGCGTTGACGATGCCCTTGATGCGCGGGTGGTCCGGGGCCACGCCGTAGCGGATGAGGCCGTACGGGGCCGGGTACTGGTCGAAGAGGTCGATGCTGACCTCGACGTCCCCGTCCTTGACCTCATTGGACTTGGTCAGGATGTCCGCCGCGTAGACGCCGGCCGGACCGGCGCCGATGATGGCAACGCGCAGGGGACGTTGCACCACGGTGCTCTGCACAGCGCTGGTGGCGGGGGCTTCGGACACGTCGGATTCCTTCCGGTGGACTGCACGCGGTTGGCCGCGCACAACCTCCTAGTGTAGTTCTCGTGCAGACGTCCACGCTCCTCGGGCTCGGGCCGGGCGTGGTGGTCGCCGTCGTCATCCTCGCCGCTCTCGCGGCCGCCGTCCACCGGCACGCGCTCGACGGCGGGTGGATCCCCCCGCTCACGGCGAGCCTCCGCGCGGTGGGCCAGCTCGCCGTCGTCGCCCTCCTCGTCTCCCGGCTCGGGCAGAACCCGTGGCTCGCGCTCGGGTTCACCATCCTGATGTTCGCGATCGCCACTGTCACGACCGGCCGCCGCGTGGACCGCGCGCGCTGGTGGTGGGCCGCTGCACCCATCGGCGCCGGGGTGCTGCCGGCCGCCGCCGTGCTCCTCCTGACCGGCGTGCTGCCGTTCACGGGGCTCGCGATCATCGCGATGGTCGGGCAGCAGGTCGGCGGGGCGATGACGACGGCAAGCCTCGCCGGCCGCCGCGTGTCCGCCGAGATCCTTGGCCGGCGCGGCGAGGTGGAGGCGGCCGTGGCGCTCGGGTTCGAATGGCCCGCGGCACGGATGCTTATCGCGCGGCACACGGCCCGGGAGGCGCTTGTGCCGCCCCTCGACCAGACCCGGACCGTGG is a window encoding:
- a CDS encoding ABC transporter permease, translated to MQTSTLLGLGPGVVVAVVILAALAAAVHRHALDGGWIPPLTASLRAVGQLAVVALLVSRLGQNPWLALGFTILMFAIATVTTGRRVDRARWWWAAAPIGAGVLPAAAVLLLTGVLPFTGLAIIAMVGQQVGGAMTTASLAGRRVSAEILGRRGEVEAAVALGFEWPAARMLIARHTAREALVPPLDQTRTVGTVTLPGAFVGMVLGGASPVDAAIVQLVVLVSLLAVDAVSAAVSLWLCTACAWGQPGRPRNTP